In Halobaculum rubrum, the following are encoded in one genomic region:
- a CDS encoding AAA family ATPase, with protein sequence MDVPDASAACTDVLDTLRAAIVAEDAFFEDILLGLLSRGHVLIEDVPGTGKTLTARSMATALGLSFSRVQFTPDLLPSDVTGTTVYDEGTGEFEFSEGPIFANVVLADEINRAPPKTQAALLEAMEEEQVTVDGTTYPLPEPFFLIATQNPVEQAGNFPLPEAQLDRFTVKTSMGYPDLDGEIELLRRRAGRGEQDPSVEPVLDEERVLGARAAPESVRIHDDLLEYMAAVTRATRQDRRVAVGVSPRGTQRLFEASRAAATLDGRAFVTPDDVKRVATPVLAHRLVLTPDASVDDVAKVDVLRAVLDRVEVPTVSDAETEAAE encoded by the coding sequence ATGGACGTTCCCGACGCGAGCGCGGCCTGTACGGACGTGCTCGACACCCTCCGCGCCGCCATCGTCGCCGAGGACGCCTTCTTCGAGGACATCCTCCTCGGCCTGCTCTCCCGCGGACACGTGCTCATCGAGGACGTGCCCGGCACGGGCAAGACGCTCACCGCGCGGTCGATGGCGACCGCGCTGGGGCTGTCGTTCTCGCGCGTGCAGTTCACCCCGGACCTGCTCCCCTCGGACGTGACCGGCACGACCGTCTACGACGAGGGGACCGGCGAGTTCGAGTTCAGCGAGGGCCCGATCTTCGCGAACGTCGTCCTCGCCGACGAGATCAACCGCGCGCCGCCGAAGACGCAGGCGGCGCTGTTGGAGGCGATGGAGGAGGAACAGGTGACCGTCGACGGCACCACCTACCCCCTCCCGGAGCCGTTCTTCCTCATCGCGACACAGAACCCGGTCGAACAGGCCGGCAACTTCCCGCTCCCGGAGGCGCAGCTCGACCGCTTCACGGTGAAGACGTCGATGGGCTATCCCGATCTCGACGGGGAGATCGAGCTCCTGCGCCGGCGCGCCGGCCGCGGCGAACAGGACCCGAGCGTCGAGCCGGTGCTCGACGAAGAGCGGGTGCTCGGCGCCCGGGCTGCGCCCGAGTCCGTCCGCATCCACGACGACCTGCTGGAGTACATGGCGGCCGTCACGCGCGCCACCCGACAGGACCGCCGCGTCGCGGTCGGGGTGTCGCCGCGGGGCACCCAGCGACTCTTCGAGGCGAGCCGCGCGGCGGCGACGCTCGACGGCCGAGCGTTCGTCACGCCCGACGACGTGAAGCGCGTCGCGACCCCGGTGCTCGCACATCGGCTGGTGCTCACGCCGGACGCGAGCGTCGACGACGTGGCGAAAGTGGACGTGCTCCGGGCGGTGCTCGACCGCGTCGAGGTGCCGACCGTCAG